The proteins below are encoded in one region of Methylophilales bacterium:
- a CDS encoding VacJ family lipoprotein, giving the protein MRNKLNSKLIALSFILFSCFISAEENPKDPYEGFNRGVYTFNDTIDGAILKPIAMGYNYITPDVAKKGINNFYNNITDFITAVNSFLQLDFEQGVTDTGRVIVNTTIGMLGFIDVSSTNVNNYTDRNKQDFGTTLARYGWRDSAYLVLPLFGPSTFRDGTGLAVDGLFIDPIGYINNVRLRNTLYVGKIINTRAQLLDATNLMDDASIDPYAFQRDSWLQMRNAQINGKDQIDYDKYLDYLSEDDTFDYLTDDAVDTSKNQNQTESDSLSHFENLNFIKENKTSQRPLASHLVSSL; this is encoded by the coding sequence ATGCGGAATAAATTAAATTCAAAATTAATAGCACTATCCTTCATTCTTTTTTCATGCTTTATAAGCGCGGAAGAGAACCCAAAAGACCCTTATGAAGGCTTTAATCGAGGTGTTTACACATTTAATGATACGATTGATGGAGCAATTCTCAAGCCTATCGCAATGGGTTATAACTACATCACACCAGATGTGGCTAAAAAAGGGATTAACAATTTCTATAACAACATCACAGATTTCATAACTGCTGTAAATAGTTTCTTACAATTAGATTTTGAACAAGGAGTTACTGATACTGGGAGAGTTATAGTAAATACAACCATCGGCATGCTCGGCTTCATTGACGTATCTTCAACTAATGTGAATAACTATACAGATCGTAACAAACAAGATTTTGGTACAACACTTGCACGTTATGGATGGCGTGACAGTGCATACTTAGTGCTACCACTTTTTGGTCCCTCTACTTTCAGAGATGGAACTGGTTTAGCAGTTGATGGACTTTTCATTGATCCTATTGGTTATATTAATAATGTGCGATTAAGAAATACACTTTATGTTGGTAAAATTATTAACACAAGAGCTCAGCTTTTAGATGCAACAAACCTGATGGATGATGCATCAATCGACCCATATGCATTCCAAAGAGATTCATGGTTACAGATGAGAAATGCTCAGATCAATGGTAAAGACCAGATCGATTACGATAAATATTTAGACTATTTATCTGAGGATGATACATTTGATTATCTTACAGATGATGCCGTTGATACATCAAAGAATCAAAATCAAACTGAAAGCGATTCATTGTCGCACTTTGAGAATTTAAATTTTATTAAAGAAAATAAGACTAGTCAACGCCCTCTAGCATCTCACCTAGTTTCCTCCCTCTAG
- a CDS encoding DNA photolyase family protein, producing the protein MNQNAIIWFRRDLRLYDNAALFHALKDSDQVFPVFIFDIQILSKLKNKKDRRIEFILRSLAEIKKTLNGNGSDLIVEIGDPEFLIPKLISEYKCNSLYINRDYEKYAQNRDQTISKILLNKKVTTFTFKDQVLFENDEILTQSNNPYTVFTPYKNNHLKKLNEQGIKLYNCENHKDKFAKYTSKALPTLGEIGFEKTNLEDLDLPTGTSGGKSLLEKFYKNIKNYSLNRNFPSIRGVSYLSVHNRFGTLSIRHLTKLSIEADNDGASAWLSELIWRDFYFQIIANFPQVSEKKSFKIQFENLEFENDEKKFEAWRNGLTGFPIIDAAMKQINQTGYMHNRLRMIVSSFLVKDLLIDWRWGEKYFEDNLIDFDFSANNGGWQWAASTGCDSQPYFRIFNPVLQSEKFDKDGSFIKKYIPQLAPLSSKEIHQPWIYFEKNRDAFPVKLGIDYPFPIVDHKKQRDMALSMYKACK; encoded by the coding sequence ATGAATCAGAACGCTATCATTTGGTTTAGAAGAGATTTAAGGCTTTACGATAATGCTGCACTTTTTCATGCATTAAAAGATTCTGATCAGGTTTTTCCTGTATTTATTTTCGATATACAAATATTAAGTAAACTTAAAAATAAAAAAGATCGAAGAATTGAATTCATTTTGCGATCTCTTGCTGAGATCAAAAAAACTTTAAATGGAAATGGTTCGGACCTAATCGTAGAAATCGGTGACCCAGAATTTCTTATTCCAAAATTGATTTCAGAATATAAATGTAACTCATTATATATAAACAGGGATTATGAAAAATATGCACAAAATCGAGATCAAACAATCTCAAAAATTTTATTAAATAAAAAGGTCACAACCTTCACATTTAAAGATCAAGTTTTATTTGAAAATGATGAAATTTTAACGCAATCAAATAACCCGTATACAGTTTTTACACCCTATAAAAATAACCATTTAAAAAAATTAAATGAGCAAGGTATTAAACTATACAACTGTGAAAATCATAAAGACAAGTTTGCGAAATATACTTCTAAAGCATTACCGACATTAGGGGAGATTGGTTTTGAAAAAACTAATTTAGAAGATCTCGACTTACCAACTGGGACTAGCGGAGGCAAGAGCCTTCTTGAGAAATTTTATAAAAATATAAAAAATTATTCTCTAAACCGAAATTTTCCTTCCATTAGAGGAGTATCCTATCTATCCGTGCACAATCGCTTCGGAACTTTATCGATTAGGCATCTCACAAAATTATCTATTGAAGCAGATAATGACGGGGCCTCAGCGTGGTTAAGTGAGTTAATCTGGAGAGATTTTTATTTTCAAATAATTGCAAATTTCCCCCAAGTATCAGAAAAAAAATCATTTAAAATTCAGTTCGAAAACTTAGAATTTGAAAATGATGAAAAAAAATTTGAAGCATGGAGGAATGGTTTAACTGGTTTCCCAATCATTGATGCTGCAATGAAACAAATAAACCAAACTGGTTATATGCACAACCGCTTAAGGATGATTGTTTCCTCGTTCTTGGTTAAGGATTTACTCATTGATTGGAGATGGGGAGAAAAATATTTCGAAGATAACCTGATTGATTTTGATTTTTCAGCAAACAATGGTGGTTGGCAATGGGCAGCTTCGACAGGGTGTGACTCACAACCCTATTTTAGAATATTTAACCCAGTGCTTCAGTCAGAAAAATTTGATAAAGATGGTTCATTTATAAAAAAATATATTCCACAATTAGCTCCGCTATCCAGTAAAGAAATTCATCAACCATGGATATATTTTGAAAAAAATAGAGATGCATTTCCTGTTAAGCTTGGTATCGACTACCCATTTCCTATCGTTGACCATAAGAAACAAAGGGATATGGCATTGTCAATGTATAAAGCATGCAAATAG
- the rlmH gene encoding 23S rRNA (pseudouridine(1915)-N(3))-methyltransferase RlmH, giving the protein MKIKIISIGNKLDSWLQEGIKNYINKFPKYTKIEWVEIKPEKKFSSIGNKKKEEAVRIKTHIKEAPYICLDEGGVSLTSVNFSSKLNNWLQNFPTIIFVIGGADGIDKNLLHGSLENISLSKMTLPHQTVKLILIEQLFRAFAILSNHPYHRE; this is encoded by the coding sequence TTGAAAATTAAAATTATCAGCATTGGCAATAAACTTGATAGTTGGCTTCAAGAAGGAATTAAAAACTACATAAATAAATTTCCTAAGTATACAAAGATTGAATGGGTGGAAATAAAACCTGAAAAGAAATTTAGCTCTATTGGGAATAAAAAAAAGGAGGAGGCAGTTAGAATTAAAACTCATATTAAAGAGGCCCCATATATTTGCTTAGATGAAGGCGGAGTCTCTTTAACATCGGTAAATTTTTCTTCAAAGTTAAACAATTGGTTACAGAATTTTCCTACGATAATATTTGTGATTGGGGGCGCGGATGGCATCGATAAAAATTTATTACATGGAAGTTTGGAAAACATATCGCTATCTAAAATGACACTTCCTCATCAAACCGTTAAATTAATTTTAATTGAGCAACTATTCAGAGCTTTTGCAATCTTAAGTAATCATCCTTATCATCGAGAATAA
- the rsfS gene encoding ribosome silencing factor, translating to MASTLSIKKYVISALEDIKAFDIVSLDVKKLTSISDFMIIASASSTRQTKALARNIKDKMSTFGVEVMGIEGETEGDWVLVDLGDIIVHIMTPTTRAYFNLEELWSN from the coding sequence TTGGCTTCAACATTAAGTATAAAAAAATATGTTATTTCCGCTTTAGAGGACATAAAAGCTTTTGATATAGTGTCTCTGGATGTTAAAAAATTGACATCTATTAGTGATTTTATGATTATTGCAAGTGCATCTTCAACAAGACAAACAAAAGCCCTAGCAAGAAATATTAAAGATAAAATGAGTACTTTTGGGGTTGAGGTTATGGGGATTGAGGGAGAAACTGAGGGTGATTGGGTATTAGTTGACCTCGGAGACATTATTGTCCATATCATGACACCAACAACCCGAGCTTATTTTAACCTTGAAGAGTTATGGTCAAATTAA
- a CDS encoding aspartate 1-decarboxylase, producing MQRTMLKSKLHRATVTHSELEYEGSCAIDSSLLRSADIKEYEQISIYNITNGERFITYAIRAKKDSGIISINGAAAHKASPGDKLIIATYADYNESELETYHPTLVYLDESNKMTITKNSIAIQAA from the coding sequence ATGCAAAGAACCATGCTCAAATCAAAACTTCATAGAGCAACTGTAACCCACTCTGAATTAGAATATGAAGGATCATGTGCTATTGATTCATCTCTTCTAAGGTCTGCTGATATCAAAGAATATGAACAAATATCGATTTATAACATTACAAATGGAGAAAGGTTCATAACTTACGCAATTAGAGCTAAAAAAGACTCAGGAATAATCTCAATTAATGGAGCAGCTGCACACAAGGCAAGTCCTGGGGACAAGCTAATTATTGCCACCTATGCAGATTACAACGAATCAGAGTTAGAAACCTATCACCCTACCTTAGTTTATTTAGATGAATCAAATAAAATGACTATCACAAAAAATTCGATTGCAATTCAAGCAGCATAA
- the panC gene encoding pantoate--beta-alanine ligase yields MIILKNPSEVKSNLANKKNLALIPTMGNLHAGHISLIKKAKHYASTIIVSIFVNPIQFTSQNDLRNYPRTLTKDIDILNKLEVDILFNPSEKDIYPSNPTLSYTLPPLAKQLCGASRPGHFDGVITIIEKLFSLFKPDHVFFGKKDYQQLMLIKQFISDKNYKINFHSVETVREQNSLALSSRNSLLKSEAKKIASTLFETLKESIVELKKINDINQAESFAVKKLTSLGWAVDYVEIRRQTDLSKPSKNDKNLVILGAANYDDVRLIDNIEFCTDDTI; encoded by the coding sequence ATGATCATTTTAAAAAATCCAAGTGAAGTAAAGTCGAATTTAGCGAATAAAAAAAATTTAGCATTAATTCCAACAATGGGTAATTTGCATGCTGGACATATTTCATTGATTAAGAAAGCCAAACATTATGCAAGTACCATTATCGTCAGTATTTTTGTAAATCCTATACAATTTACCTCTCAAAATGATTTGAGAAATTACCCAAGGACACTAACAAAAGATATCGATATTCTGAATAAACTAGAAGTAGATATTCTTTTTAATCCATCAGAAAAAGATATTTACCCATCTAATCCAACGCTTTCATATACATTGCCGCCACTAGCCAAGCAACTCTGTGGAGCATCAAGACCAGGGCACTTTGATGGTGTGATCACGATTATAGAAAAACTTTTTAGCCTCTTTAAACCAGATCATGTTTTTTTTGGAAAGAAGGATTACCAGCAACTCATGCTAATTAAACAATTTATCTCAGATAAAAATTATAAAATTAACTTTCATTCAGTTGAAACAGTCAGAGAACAAAATTCACTCGCCTTGAGCTCTAGAAATAGTCTATTAAAGTCAGAGGCAAAAAAAATAGCCTCAACACTCTTCGAAACCTTAAAAGAGTCAATAGTCGAATTAAAAAAAATTAATGATATAAATCAAGCCGAATCTTTTGCCGTAAAGAAATTAACCAGCTTAGGCTGGGCTGTTGACTATGTAGAAATAAGACGACAAACTGATTTATCAAAACCTTCAAAGAATGATAAAAATTTGGTAATTTTAGGTGCAGCAAATTACGATGATGTGAGATTAATTGATAATATAGAATTTTGCACAGATGACACTATATGA
- a CDS encoding 3-methyl-2-oxobutanoate hydroxymethyltransferase, with the protein MNKLENLIKKENLAIISCYDATFASMLANTEVDALLVGDSLGTRVKGGRDTLNVTMNEILYHTRAVKNGANSLPIISDMPIHSYGTKSAALINAKKIIEAGADGVKMEGGKEIEDIVRHLNKEEIFTCGHIGFTPQTKNISEFKFKLDDLLEDAKILQNAGISMIVLSMLNIEVSQAITTELEIPTISYKSSNECAGRVEILYDLLGLKISNTLNPPKKNTDNYINFNFKSIQDFIKKTHLL; encoded by the coding sequence ATGAATAAATTAGAAAATCTTATTAAAAAAGAAAATTTAGCAATCATCTCTTGCTACGATGCCACATTCGCATCCATGCTTGCTAATACTGAGGTAGATGCCTTACTTGTTGGAGACTCATTGGGAACAAGAGTTAAAGGAGGAAGGGATACTTTAAATGTCACAATGAACGAAATTTTATACCACACACGTGCTGTCAAGAATGGAGCAAATAGCTTGCCAATTATTTCTGATATGCCAATACATTCTTATGGCACAAAATCGGCTGCATTAATTAATGCTAAAAAAATAATCGAGGCTGGAGCTGATGGTGTCAAGATGGAGGGCGGAAAGGAAATTGAAGATATCGTGAGACACCTTAACAAAGAGGAAATATTTACTTGTGGGCATATTGGTTTTACCCCGCAAACGAAAAATATTTCAGAGTTTAAATTTAAATTAGATGATTTATTAGAAGACGCAAAAATACTACAAAACGCAGGTATCTCTATGATTGTTTTGTCAATGCTTAATATTGAAGTTAGCCAAGCTATTACAACTGAGCTGGAGATACCGACTATTTCATATAAGTCCTCCAATGAATGCGCAGGAAGGGTTGAAATTTTGTATGATTTACTTGGTTTAAAGATTTCAAATACTTTGAATCCACCAAAAAAAAATACTGATAATTATATAAATTTTAATTTTAAATCTATTCAAGATTTTATAAAAAAAACTCATCTGCTTTAA
- a CDS encoding deoxynucleoside kinase gives MNIFDKYPYIVIEGPIGCGKSTLAGLLANQNRAAIFNEKAERNPFLPKFYEDMKHYSLPTQLFFLFQRANQLEELKQKDFFRNGVVADFFLQKDPIFARLNLDDEEFKLYQQIYKHLQLKAPVPDLVIYLQTPVDLLRKRVEKRNINYEQKISTEYLEKIAASYSNYFHNQHKSNVLIVNNENIDLLEDSSALNMMVDRIMGITSIREYFNPQFI, from the coding sequence ATGAATATATTTGATAAATATCCTTATATTGTTATTGAAGGTCCCATTGGATGTGGTAAATCAACACTTGCGGGTCTTTTAGCGAATCAAAACCGAGCTGCTATTTTTAATGAAAAGGCAGAAAGAAATCCTTTTTTGCCTAAATTTTATGAGGACATGAAACACTATTCATTACCTACTCAACTTTTTTTTCTCTTCCAAAGAGCTAACCAATTAGAAGAACTAAAACAAAAAGATTTTTTTAGAAATGGTGTGGTTGCTGATTTTTTCTTACAAAAAGATCCAATTTTTGCAAGACTAAATTTAGATGATGAAGAATTTAAGTTATATCAACAAATATATAAACATCTTCAACTCAAAGCTCCCGTTCCAGACTTGGTTATTTATCTCCAAACGCCTGTAGATCTTCTCAGAAAAAGAGTGGAAAAAAGAAATATTAATTACGAACAAAAAATTTCAACTGAATATCTTGAAAAAATCGCAGCTTCTTATAGTAACTACTTTCATAATCAACATAAATCTAATGTCTTGATTGTTAATAATGAAAATATTGACCTACTAGAGGATAGCTCAGCTTTGAATATGATGGTTGATAGAATTATGGGTATCACAAGTATAAGAGAATATTTTAATCCGCAGTTCATTTGA
- the folK gene encoding 2-amino-4-hydroxy-6-hydroxymethyldihydropteridine diphosphokinase has protein sequence MSKIYIALGSNLDDPSEQIYKAINSIDAIDDLSVTHISSLYKTKPIGKIDQPDFINAAIEIEGDISPENLHAALQDIETRAGRIRMELNEPRTLDLDILLIDNLIMKTKKLTVPHPRMHQRQFVIIPLFEINQKLNIPGIGPINKILKSLSNQGVVKI, from the coding sequence ATGTCTAAAATTTATATTGCCCTTGGGAGTAATCTCGATGATCCTAGCGAACAAATTTACAAGGCTATCAATTCAATTGATGCCATTGATGATCTTTCAGTAACACATATATCCTCTCTATATAAAACTAAACCTATCGGTAAGATTGATCAACCTGATTTTATAAATGCTGCTATTGAGATAGAGGGAGATATTTCTCCTGAAAATTTGCATGCTGCATTACAAGATATAGAAACACGAGCTGGTAGAATAAGGATGGAGTTAAATGAACCACGTACGCTAGATCTTGATATTTTGTTGATTGATAACTTAATTATGAAAACAAAAAAATTAACTGTTCCACACCCACGAATGCATCAAAGGCAATTCGTTATTATTCCTCTCTTTGAAATCAATCAAAAATTAAACATCCCTGGTATTGGCCCTATAAATAAAATCTTAAAATCCCTTTCGAACCAAGGGGTCGTTAAAATCTAA
- the pcnB gene encoding polynucleotide adenylyltransferase PcnB: MNLAAFPQFFKKINQLISPTKINHHLISDAAIDIVLKLQENDFEAYIVGGAIRDILLDHPPKDFDIATNAKPEDIRKIFKYSRIIGRRFKLVHVIYNRETIEVSTFRTAPTEKIHMKNGILKDNEYGSMSEDIKRRDFTINALYYDPINKKLIDTLDGKGDIKKKIVRLIGDPQKRFAEDPIRVLRALRFTAKLHMGIHNDTLKHIKPSMNLLETIPHSRLFDEILKFFLTGHAKKSLIIFREYNLTKKYLPAMDSLNPSFERFVFKALDNCDQRIANNKHISPGFIFSVFLWQDVFELWKKNEANYSHSSLALNDAIDKVIIKQNKIFPIQKRFLVAMSEIWRLQIRFENLTQKKVYRLFTHPRFRAAYDFMLIRSESDQFDKNLSHWWEKFVTSDENTRKKLIKNKIYV, from the coding sequence ATGAACTTAGCAGCTTTTCCTCAATTTTTCAAAAAAATTAATCAACTAATTAGTCCCACGAAGATAAATCATCACTTAATTAGTGATGCTGCAATTGATATCGTACTTAAGCTTCAAGAAAATGATTTTGAAGCCTATATTGTTGGTGGTGCGATAAGAGATATTTTATTAGATCACCCCCCAAAAGATTTTGATATTGCAACTAATGCAAAACCTGAAGATATAAGAAAAATCTTTAAATATTCAAGGATCATTGGGAGACGATTTAAACTAGTTCATGTTATTTATAATAGAGAAACCATCGAAGTCTCAACTTTCCGAACAGCTCCCACAGAAAAAATTCATATGAAAAATGGTATTTTAAAAGACAATGAATATGGTTCAATGTCTGAAGATATCAAACGACGTGATTTTACGATTAACGCACTTTATTACGATCCTATCAATAAAAAATTAATTGATACCTTGGATGGTAAAGGTGATATTAAAAAGAAAATAGTAAGGTTAATTGGAGATCCTCAGAAAAGGTTTGCTGAGGACCCTATAAGAGTTCTTCGAGCATTAAGGTTTACAGCTAAACTTCATATGGGTATTCATAATGATACATTGAAGCATATTAAGCCCTCAATGAATCTTCTTGAAACTATACCTCACTCAAGATTATTCGATGAAATCTTAAAGTTTTTTCTCACTGGTCATGCAAAAAAAAGTTTAATAATTTTTAGAGAATATAATCTCACAAAAAAATACTTACCCGCTATGGACTCTCTTAATCCTAGTTTCGAAAGATTTGTTTTCAAGGCTCTTGATAATTGCGACCAGCGAATAGCAAATAATAAACATATCAGCCCCGGTTTTATTTTTTCTGTATTTTTATGGCAAGATGTCTTTGAGTTATGGAAAAAAAATGAAGCAAATTACTCTCATAGTTCGCTTGCTTTAAATGATGCTATTGATAAGGTAATTATTAAACAAAATAAAATTTTCCCTATTCAAAAAAGGTTTCTTGTTGCTATGTCAGAGATATGGAGGCTTCAAATACGGTTTGAAAATTTAACACAAAAAAAAGTGTATCGTCTTTTTACACACCCCAGATTCAGAGCTGCATATGACTTTATGTTAATTCGTTCAGAAAGTGATCAATTTGACAAAAATTTAAGCCATTGGTGGGAGAAATTTGTCACCTCTGATGAAAATACAAGAAAAAAATTAATTAAAAATAAAATTTATGTCTAA
- a CDS encoding cob(I)yrinic acid a,c-diamide adenosyltransferase: MVNRLTQIYTKTGDKGKTGLGDGTRVEKFSTRIECLGNVDELNSIIGLILTENVSQTNILKKIQHDLFDIGGELSIPNYKKIDLKKVNFLEQELDRMNNILPPLKDFILPGGSKAASYCHLGRTVCRRVERSLFLLNDKEEVNKNALKYINRLSDFLFVLARYINKENNVDDILWQKDI, from the coding sequence ATGGTGAATAGATTAACACAAATTTATACTAAAACAGGCGATAAAGGTAAAACTGGACTCGGTGATGGAACTCGTGTTGAGAAATTTAGCACTCGAATTGAATGCTTAGGAAATGTTGATGAACTTAATTCAATTATAGGTTTAATTCTTACAGAAAATGTTTCGCAAACAAATATCTTAAAAAAAATTCAGCACGATCTTTTTGATATTGGAGGAGAGTTATCTATCCCAAACTATAAAAAAATTGATTTAAAAAAAGTCAACTTTCTTGAACAAGAGCTCGACCGAATGAATAATATACTCCCCCCCCTAAAAGACTTTATATTGCCGGGTGGCTCCAAAGCGGCTTCTTATTGTCATTTAGGCCGGACAGTATGCAGAAGGGTTGAAAGAAGCCTATTCCTTTTAAATGATAAGGAAGAGGTAAATAAAAACGCACTAAAATATATTAATCGTTTATCTGATTTCCTTTTTGTATTGGCTAGGTATATCAATAAAGAAAATAATGTTGATGATATTTTGTGGCAAAAAGATATCTAG
- the murI gene encoding glutamate racemase → MQKKLPLGIFDSGFGGLSVAKSIHKLLPQEDLIYIADSAFSPYGDMKESDIIKRALLISDFLVNKKKSKAIVIACNTATAFSVNVLRDRFNIPIIGMEPAVKPALKVTLNKMVGVLATSGTSKSAKFSALLEMYSGDVKFFVQPCPGLVNAIERGSFDDAELFGLLEKYLANFKKNSVDTIVLGCTHFVYIKHLVKKIMGANIKIVDTSEAVARQLRVKLDEFNLRANSSEPDEKMKLILTKHKNILQVIDQFLSGSNLSFKLERSWH, encoded by the coding sequence ATGCAAAAAAAACTCCCTTTAGGTATTTTTGATTCAGGTTTTGGAGGATTGTCAGTAGCAAAAAGTATTCATAAGCTTTTACCTCAAGAAGACCTAATATACATTGCAGATTCTGCTTTTTCTCCCTATGGAGACATGAAGGAATCCGACATAATAAAAAGAGCTCTCTTAATATCAGATTTTCTTGTTAATAAAAAAAAATCAAAAGCAATTGTTATTGCTTGTAACACAGCTACGGCATTTTCCGTGAATGTACTTCGTGATAGATTTAATATCCCAATAATTGGAATGGAGCCAGCAGTTAAGCCCGCCCTTAAGGTTACATTAAATAAGATGGTAGGCGTTCTGGCTACAAGTGGTACATCAAAAAGTGCAAAATTTTCTGCTCTTTTAGAAATGTACTCAGGAGACGTAAAATTTTTTGTTCAACCATGCCCAGGACTTGTAAATGCTATAGAAAGAGGAAGTTTTGATGATGCAGAATTATTTGGGTTACTGGAGAAATATCTAGCTAACTTTAAAAAAAATAGTGTTGATACTATTGTCTTAGGCTGCACTCATTTTGTTTATATAAAGCATTTAGTAAAAAAAATTATGGGGGCAAATATTAAGATTGTAGATACGAGCGAAGCAGTAGCAAGACAATTGAGAGTCAAATTAGATGAATTCAATTTGAGGGCAAATTCAAGTGAGCCAGATGAAAAAATGAAGCTCATATTGACTAAACATAAAAATATCCTTCAAGTAATTGATCAATTTCTATCTGGAAGTAATTTAAGTTTTAAATTAGAACGAAGCTGGCATTAG
- a CDS encoding zinc-finger domain-containing protein: protein MLSKKIRELTFVIKKDFPIYCPPNNADSFSMHPRVYINMDKKKDAACPYCGKVFRLRT from the coding sequence ATGTTGAGTAAAAAAATTAGAGAATTAACATTTGTCATAAAAAAAGATTTTCCAATTTATTGCCCACCCAATAATGCTGATTCATTTTCGATGCATCCTAGAGTCTATATAAATATGGATAAGAAAAAAGACGCTGCTTGCCCTTATTGCGGAAAAGTTTTTAGGCTAAGAACCTAA
- a CDS encoding branched-chain amino acid transaminase, which yields MAIPQSMENKDGFIWYDDKFVDWREAKTHVLTHTLHYGLGVFEGVRAYKTKNGPAIFRLNEHTDRLFNSAHIMNMKIPFSKSQVIDAQKNSVSKNNLKSAYIRPMAFYGAEEMGISADKLSTHLIVAAWEWGAYMGQEAIDNGIQVKTSSYSRHHVNVTMCKAKANGNYMNSILAHHEAKTDGYDEALLLDTQGFVTEGTGENFFLIKNGKLVTPSLNSALEGITRDTIIIIAKDLGIEVIEKNITRDEVYTADEAFFTGTAAEVTPIRELDKRKIGSGTKGKLTHELQSLYFDIVKGCNKKYSDWLTYVE from the coding sequence ATGGCAATACCGCAATCAATGGAAAATAAAGATGGGTTTATCTGGTATGACGATAAATTTGTAGACTGGCGTGAGGCAAAGACACATGTTTTGACGCACACGCTTCACTATGGGCTTGGTGTTTTTGAGGGGGTGAGAGCTTATAAAACAAAAAATGGGCCGGCGATATTCAGATTGAATGAACATACGGATAGATTATTTAATTCTGCCCATATTATGAATATGAAAATTCCTTTTTCAAAGTCGCAAGTTATTGATGCGCAAAAAAACTCTGTCTCTAAAAACAATTTAAAATCTGCTTATATCAGACCGATGGCTTTCTATGGCGCAGAGGAAATGGGCATATCAGCAGATAAGCTATCTACTCATTTAATCGTTGCCGCATGGGAGTGGGGTGCTTATATGGGTCAGGAGGCTATTGATAATGGCATACAGGTTAAGACTTCCTCTTACTCAAGGCACCATGTAAACGTTACTATGTGTAAAGCAAAAGCTAATGGTAACTATATGAATTCAATATTAGCCCACCACGAAGCTAAAACTGATGGTTACGATGAGGCGCTATTGCTTGACACGCAAGGGTTTGTTACTGAGGGAACTGGAGAAAATTTCTTCTTAATTAAAAATGGTAAGTTAGTTACACCAAGTTTAAATAGTGCACTCGAGGGTATTACGAGAGATACAATAATAATCATCGCCAAAGATTTAGGTATAGAGGTAATTGAAAAAAATATCACTCGTGATGAGGTGTATACTGCGGACGAAGCGTTTTTTACTGGAACAGCTGCTGAAGTCACCCCCATTCGAGAACTAGATAAAAGAAAGATAGGTTCTGGTACTAAAGGCAAACTTACTCATGAGCTTCAATCTTTATATTTTGATATCGTAAAAGGTTGTAACAAAAAATATAGTGATTGGTTAACCTATGTTGAGTAA